The genomic segment TGCCGAAGGCACTCGACCAGGTGAGCAAGCTCTTCCCCGACGAGGAGGAACTGGAGGTCGCCCGCGGCGACAACCACCTCGCGTTCAAGAGCCCGTTCACCACGATCTACACGCGCCTGATCGAGGGACCGTACCCGAACTACGAGCAGGTCATCCCGAAGGACAACGACCGCTTCGCGATCGCCGACAAGGATGCCCTCGCCTCCGCCCTGCGCCGCATGGCCACCGTCGCCAGCGACCAGACGCACCGCATCAAGCTCTCCTTCAATGCCGGCATCCTCCGCTTCCAGGTCACCACGCCGGACCTCGGCGACGGCCAGGACGAGATCCCCGTCCGCTACGAAGGCGACCCGATGGACATCGGCTTCAACGGCGCCTACCTGCTCGAGATCCTGAAGTACATCCCGACGCCCGAGGTGAAGCTCACCTTCAAGGCACCGGAGCGCGCCGCGACCGTCGAACCGGAAGGCTGGAGCGACCCGGCGACGTACCTCACGATCCTCATGCCGCTGCGCCTCTCCGACTGAGGCGCTGTGACCGGGGGGGCGACGGAACCACGCGTCGCCGCCCCCCGGCAGACCGGCTCAGGGCAGCAGTGTCGCCGAGTCCGTGATCTGCTGCACGATGCGCCGTGTCTGCTGGCCATTGGTGAGTTCCAGCTCCAGGCTCTGCGTTCCGCGCCACGACTGCAACTGCCGCGTGCCCACCAGCACCACACCCAGTGACTCGCTCGTGCCGCTCCCGTTCAGCGTGACCTGCTGCGCACGCAGCGTCGCGCCACCCGACACCCGGATCACGGCGCGCCGCTCCAGCAGCAGGCTGGTGCTGTCCATTCCAGTGAGCAGCCGGTTCGTCACCACCGTCACCGCCGTCACGGGAAGTCCCGCACGACAGGTCGTCACGGTCAGCGTGTCACTCCAGCTCGCGTCGGCGACGAGCGGCACCGGCAGCAACGGCAGCAGTTCGGGCAGCAGCCCGGCCAGCGGCCGCTCCGAGGCACAGGCCGTGGCGCTGTCACCCGTGACACGCGGCCGCCCACCGGTCAGCACGGCGAGCACCGACACCCCGCGGGTGAACGCATCCGGCGGACGCTTCACCATCCCGGTCGACGTCACCTGCAGTGAATCCAGCGACATCGTCGCCACCGTGTCCGCCACCGCACTCAGCGCGATCGTGACCAGCGATGCCGTCGTCAGTGTGTCCACCAGCGGTGGCTGGCCCGCCCGCTCCAGCGCGATCACGGCCGTGGACACCACGCGATAACGCGCGCCCTGCGCCTCCGCGTCCTCCACCGACACGACCTGCACGCACACGAGGCAGGCCAGGAAGGCGCAGCAGCGCCGGCCCGCCAGCACCAGCCAGCGGGGAATCTGCGTGACGAGTGCGGCCACGGGAATCAAGAAGAAGCCAGACGGGAATGATGGGTGATGTGCGCCGACCTGTAAGCCGGGTTCTGTCATCGCGCGAACGCGATGGATGATCATTCCTCTCGGCGTACAATCGCTTGCACGCTCCAGCAGCCTACCCGCGGCGTCCTGATCGGGACGGGCCGTCCCTCGCCGCTTATTTGGCCTTGCTCCAGCCGGGGTTTACCCTGCCACCACCGTTGCCGGTGGCGCGGTGCGCTCTTACCGCACCTTTTCACCCTTGCCTGATCCGGCGCGAACGCCGGCCATCGGCGGTGTGTTTTCTGTGGCACTTTCCGTCGCCGGGCAGCGATCCCGCCACTGCACGACGCCCAGGCATTACCTGGCGGCCCGCCCTGCGGAGCCCGGACTTTCCTCGAGCAGACATCCTTGCGGACCTGTCTCGCGATCACCCGGTCGACGCCCATCACCTGCCGCAACGTAGCGCCACCCGACGCGACATGGCAGCAGCGCATCCGGCACATCGGTGCGTTTCGACACCGCCCCAACCCCCCCGCCCCTGACAGCGCCGTGACGGGCCACCTGAGGTTTGCCACGTCCTCAGCACAGGTGACCCGACATGTCCGCACCGCGACACAGCGCACCGCGCGTCTCCGCCGCCGCCACACGGCCCGCCGCCCCAGTACCCGTCACCACCATCCTCACCCCGTCCGAACGCAGCGCGGTGGATGCCGCCGGACACGGTCTGTATCGCACGATGCACCGCACCTCGCTCGACGAGGTCCGTCGCGACCTCCGCGAACAGTCCGCCAACGCGGTGCTGCTCTCCCTTGCCTGCTGCACGCCACGCGACGCCATCCGGATGGCCGCCATCCTGCGCGAACACCCGCGCATCCCGATGATGGGACTCGTCACCAGCGCCGACCGCGTCCATCCGCAATCGCTGCTCTCGCTCGGCCGCAGCGGCATGCGCATCGTCATCGACGCCCGCGAATCGGGAGGCTGGCACCTGCTGCGCGAGACGGTGGCGACGGCCGACCGCGCTGGGTTCACGGTGGATTCCGCCATCGCAGACCTGCGGCAGCGCCTCGTCGCCGCCGGCGACGACTGCCTCGAACTCTTCGAGCTGTTCTTCAGCGCACGCCCCGCAGTCCACAGCGTGCGGCAACTCGCGAAGATGGTCGCGGTGCACCCTGGCACGCTCATGAGCCGCTTCCATCGCGCCGGACTGCCGTCGCTCAAGTCCTACCTCGACCTCGCGAACCTCGTCCGCGCGGCACACCGGCTCGAGGACGAACGGCGTTCGATCGCCGACGTGGCGACGAGCCTCGACTACTCCTCCCCCCAGAGCTTCGGCCGCCACGTCACACTCGTGCTCGGCATGACGGCATCGGCGTTTCGCGAGCGCTACGACTGCGAGGGGATGTACCGACGCTTCTGCGACGAGCTGATCACCCCGCACCTCGGGAAGATCTGCGCCCTGCAACCCCTGCGACCGGCGCCCGACGGCCCACACTGACCCCAGCTCAGGGGTCAGGATGCCGGGATCAACCCCTTGAGCTCGGCCGCCGTCGTGAACGCCAGCAGCGGAATACCATCGGCTGCCAACGCCTCCCGTGCACCCTCTTCCCGGTCGACCAGTGTCAGCGCCCCCACCACCGCACCTCCCTCGGCGCGGATGGCACCTGCAGCGTTGAGTGCGCTTCCGCCGGT from the Gemmatimonadaceae bacterium genome contains:
- a CDS encoding helix-turn-helix domain-containing protein, producing MSAPRHSAPRVSAAATRPAAPVPVTTILTPSERSAVDAAGHGLYRTMHRTSLDEVRRDLREQSANAVLLSLACCTPRDAIRMAAILREHPRIPMMGLVTSADRVHPQSLLSLGRSGMRIVIDARESGGWHLLRETVATADRAGFTVDSAIADLRQRLVAAGDDCLELFELFFSARPAVHSVRQLAKMVAVHPGTLMSRFHRAGLPSLKSYLDLANLVRAAHRLEDERRSIADVATSLDYSSPQSFGRHVTLVLGMTASAFRERYDCEGMYRRFCDELITPHLGKICALQPLRPAPDGPH